Proteins from a genomic interval of Rhodococcus rhodochrous:
- a CDS encoding SDR family NAD(P)-dependent oxidoreductase, whose protein sequence is MQTSSARERFSRGVAVVTGAAAGIGEGLVRHLSSLGMTVVVSDIDGGRAAKVVDEIVAAGGKAEPYAVDVADPDAVETMASEVFERHGSVELLVNNAGVESAGLLWEIDRERWQRLMQINVDGVFYCLRSFVPRMIAAGTPSCIANLSSVGGLNAVAVQSPYIVSKHAVLAMTECLHQDLAIVGAPIQVSAVIPHSIRSEIFLSAQREAPTDNPTANAVFAAMQRDNVEKGLDPLVAAEHMVEQIARGEFWIHSDDDLCIAAVHRRAHQLLDLAPPADPQAMLTRMGIAAGRDR, encoded by the coding sequence ATGCAGACGAGCAGTGCGCGGGAACGGTTCTCCCGGGGCGTGGCCGTGGTGACCGGCGCCGCCGCCGGTATCGGTGAAGGTCTGGTACGGCATCTCTCGTCACTGGGAATGACGGTCGTCGTCTCGGATATCGACGGCGGTCGAGCGGCGAAGGTCGTCGACGAGATCGTCGCCGCAGGGGGCAAGGCGGAACCGTATGCCGTCGACGTCGCCGACCCCGACGCTGTCGAGACGATGGCGAGCGAGGTCTTCGAGCGTCACGGCAGCGTCGAACTCCTGGTGAACAATGCCGGCGTCGAGTCGGCCGGCCTGCTGTGGGAGATCGACCGCGAGCGGTGGCAACGGCTGATGCAGATCAACGTCGATGGTGTCTTCTATTGCTTGCGATCGTTCGTCCCGCGGATGATCGCAGCGGGAACTCCGTCGTGCATCGCCAATCTGTCGTCGGTCGGTGGACTGAATGCCGTTGCGGTGCAATCCCCGTACATCGTGAGCAAGCATGCGGTGCTCGCGATGACGGAGTGTCTGCACCAGGACCTGGCCATCGTCGGTGCACCGATCCAGGTGAGTGCCGTGATCCCGCATTCGATCCGGAGCGAGATCTTCCTGTCGGCGCAGCGTGAGGCACCCACGGACAACCCGACGGCGAACGCGGTGTTCGCGGCCATGCAACGCGACAACGTCGAGAAAGGGCTCGATCCGCTCGTCGCTGCCGAGCACATGGTCGAGCAGATCGCGCGCGGCGAGTTCTGGATCCACTCGGATGACGACCTGTGCATCGCCGCAGTACATCGGCGTGCGCACCAGCTTCTCGATCTCGCGCCGCCGGCCGACCCACAGGCGATGCTCACACGAATGGGTATCGCCGCCGGACGCGACCGGTGA
- a CDS encoding alpha/beta hydrolase translates to MARPMHETPVEDLRAALAAHAIPATTPIHHRQDSVVPSAGGGVPVRIYRPSDDPGLPVVQWMHSGGFAVGNLDQNEEYLRKLSNASRCVIVSVDYRLAPEHPCPAALDDCRSVWEWITSAPDELRSVDVTRAVIAGESAGGTLTFALAQQLHETGLPCPLAQISLYGTAVMEVTNPEYATALLSPEDCHWFWDMYVPDPTDRRSVQASPGLAGDLVGLPPAFVATAEVDPTRDGTEEYARRMQESGVPVELRRYDGMMHGFATMTAVLPAAEELFHEIVAYLSGVFASPE, encoded by the coding sequence ATGGCAAGACCCATGCACGAGACGCCTGTGGAGGATCTGCGTGCCGCTCTCGCTGCACACGCGATTCCGGCAACGACACCCATTCATCATCGACAGGACAGCGTCGTTCCCTCTGCCGGTGGTGGCGTTCCCGTGCGCATCTACCGGCCGTCCGACGACCCGGGGTTGCCGGTGGTGCAGTGGATGCACAGTGGAGGATTCGCCGTCGGAAATCTCGATCAGAACGAGGAGTACCTGCGGAAGCTGAGCAACGCATCCCGGTGCGTCATCGTCTCCGTGGACTACCGGCTGGCGCCGGAACACCCCTGTCCGGCGGCGCTCGACGATTGTCGGAGTGTTTGGGAATGGATCACCTCTGCGCCCGATGAACTTCGGTCCGTCGACGTGACGCGAGCAGTGATCGCAGGCGAGAGTGCCGGTGGCACTCTGACCTTCGCGTTGGCCCAGCAACTCCACGAGACCGGCCTTCCATGTCCGCTCGCGCAGATCTCCCTGTACGGGACTGCGGTGATGGAGGTGACCAATCCCGAGTACGCCACGGCACTGCTGTCCCCGGAGGATTGTCACTGGTTCTGGGACATGTACGTGCCGGATCCCACCGACCGGCGTTCTGTGCAGGCATCTCCGGGCCTCGCCGGCGACCTGGTCGGCCTGCCGCCCGCCTTCGTCGCCACCGCCGAAGTGGACCCCACGCGCGACGGCACCGAGGAGTACGCGCGGCGTATGCAGGAATCCGGTGTGCCGGTCGAACTACGGCGGTACGACGGGATGATGCACGGTTTCGCGACCATGACAGCCGTGCTACCTGCTGCGGAGGAGTTGTTCCACGAGATCGTCGCCTACCTCTCCGGTGTCTTCGCCTCGCCGGAATGA